The Pongo pygmaeus isolate AG05252 chromosome 18, NHGRI_mPonPyg2-v2.0_pri, whole genome shotgun sequence DNA window aaaaaaaaaaaatgcaggtttGCAAACTAATTGATCTTATGATATTAATTGGTCACAACTTACTGTTTGAAAAGCACTATATTAGATAACTGAGTAAGTGTATGGTTATAAAACTGTGTGAGTATGCTGTTTTCCTTGGACAGTCTGGGCTTGTATAGCAAATTGTGCATATTAGTGTATATTTCACATTTCTGTGGTGAATTGCATGGAACACCTGAACATGTGCTTCTTTTTGGGTGTCGTGTCTATGGATGAGAGAGATTGGGAGATGTGTTTGTACAGAATTCAACACCCATTGTCGTCAAGGCAGAAGTAAGCCTTGGCAGTAGATATAAAGAAAAGGTATATTATCTGCTTCTAGGAGCTCAGAGACATAACACACACATTCCCTACATTTTACCTTAGCAGGCAACAAGGAAATGGGGGTATTACTCAGGGTATCATTAGGATGCTTTATGCTGTTAACAGAAGCCTGACTCAAATTGGCTTAAAGGGTAAAGACACTTATTATCTCACAAAATATACGTTCAGAGCTAGAACAGTCCACAGGCCCAGAGCAGCTGAGCATGGCCTTCGGGATCCAGGTTCTTTTCATGACTCCTCAGTCGTCCTAAAGCTGGTTCTACTCACGGTTGCAAGAGAGCTTCCTGTGCTAATCAGAGTTTCAACTCCCAGGCTTGAAACACGAAGCCTTAACTCCTTGTACTGTAGACCAGAATAGAGAGAATTAAGGCTCTGGTGGCATTTCCCAAGTTGTACATGTATTGTTCATTTGCTCCTGGTTTCCCCACTCCGACCTCTGTAAGGGGAGTAAGAGGACGGCACCTAATACAGAGTCAGGAGAAACACTTGGATTAATTCATGCTGTTTGTCAAGTGTTTCTGAGTCTCCCTTCCTCTGGGCACAGGTCTTTTCATTTAGTGGAATTAACTGACAAGCTCTGGCCATGAGTTTGCAGTGAATAAATGGCTGCACATCTTTTGTATGAAGCATGAAGTGAGGTTATTTGCTATGTAGGGTCCTGGGAAGTGAATTAGCAATATGAGGAAAGGGAGTGAGAAGCCCACTGTGGGCAATGTAATGGGCGGTACAACATGAACATGAAGATGAATGGATGGCTGCGTCTTCGTATGTGTAGCGGGGCACTAAATGTGCACTTGGCCTTTTGAGGTGGATGGTTGGTTTTTGTTGAGTTCCTTAACCTGGTTCCTGGGAACCTGGCAGTGGACCTTGGCCTGAACCTACTCAATTCTCTACTCaccttcctttttcctcccttccaGGCTTGCAGTAAGCATTGGCTGCTGGCACGACCCTTAcatccagcactttgtgagactgTCTAAAGAGAGGAAAGTCCCTGAAATCAACAGAGGCAAGTGACCATCTCCCTCCCCAACAGCTCCTTATCAGCCAAGAGACCTGAGGTTTCAGAAGttcattcatgttttttttttcactttgttacccaggcaggagtgcagttgtgtccggaattggtgggttcttggtctcactgacttcaagaatgaagccgcagaccctcgcggtgagtgttaacaGTTCTTAAtggcggcgtgtctggagtttgttccttctgatgttccgATGTGttaggagtttcttccttctggtggggttcGTGGTCTTGTTGGCTCAGGagcgaagctgcagaccttcgcggtgagtgttacagctcataaaggcagtatgGACCCAAATAGTGAGTAGTAGCAGGGTTtaattgcaaagagcaaaagaacaaagcttccatagTGTGGAAGAGGACCCCAACAGGTTGCTACtactggcttgggcagcctgcttttattctcttatctggccccacccacatcctgctgattggtagagcctagggtctgttttgacagggcgctgattggtgcgtttacaatccctgaggtagacataaaggttctccaaggccccaccagattagctagatacagagtgtcgtttggtgcattcacaaaccctgagctagacacagggtgctgattggtgtgtttacaaaccttgagctagatacagagtgcggATTGGTGTATTTACATTCCCTGAGCTAGAcgtaa harbors:
- the LOC129015241 gene encoding leucine carboxyl methyltransferase 1-like isoform X1, whose amino-acid sequence is MMHLTTVSVDYEDERCRFSLLLAVSIGCWHDPYIQHFVRLSKERKVPEINRGKSAVVSGIGGFLVSLTSRMKPQTLADVLKILSSTIIVLLDSSQKAAYSQLQSKICSLEDS
- the LOC129015241 gene encoding leucine carboxyl methyltransferase 1-like isoform X2 yields the protein MMHLTTVSVDYEDERCRFSLLLAVSIGCWHDPYIQHFVRLSKERKVPEINRGKSAVVSGIGGFLVSLTSRMKPQTLAIWGTGQRKIMFQKKTVVYLLLH